From the genome of Rubripirellula reticaptiva:
TGTGGGCAGTGTGACCTGACGCCGCCGCGCTACTGGCCTGTGCCGAAGCTATTGCCGGCGTTCGTTTTCGTCGAGTTTGTGAAGCTATTGGAAAAGAATGTCATTGTAAGCGTCGTTCCAACTTCGGAAAGAGACGATCGAATGATAGATAAGTCGCTCCCCGTACAGGTCTCTCTTCATTACAAACTTGAAAAGTACTCTCTCGTTAAAGTTCAGAGATAGCTTGTGTTTGCATGTTACCCGTCCCGTTCGGCCTCTTGCCGATCGCGTGTAACGGGTTCTGTCTTTGGCACGCTTGAAAGTTCTCTGGTTCGAACGTCACACCCGATCGCGAGGGCGGTCGTGTGTGAACCTGACCGGTCGCCGCGGGATCGACGACTGGGCTGCCGTGGTGTCGAGCGGCCGAGAAACGGTTCGGATTGTTCTTAGGATGCCGGGGGGAACGCGTTAGTACATTCGCGTTGGTCGCTAAACGGATTTTCGATTCGGTGATTTGCGTCCAGTTTCGATCGCTTCGGTTCCGAAGATGATCAGATCCGTCGCAGCCTTGCTGAGCTTGACAATCTCGTCGACGATACTGCCGCTTAGCCATGCCGCTTTGGGCTGAGGCTCGTGCAGTGTGAAACTTTTGAGCTTGATGTACTCGGCCAATGCGTGTTCACGTTGATCGGAGTACCCACGCGGCATCGACTGTAACCTTTCCTCCGACATGAATTCGTAACCTACTTTGTCCAGCTTCTTGGCGATCTTGGAAAATCGGTTTGGGCTGCTCGAATATTTGATTGCGGATGAGGTTGACGACTTTGGTTTCCAGTTGATGAAACCCTGCCGCGATGAACCCGCCGCTTTCGCTCAACTGGGCATAGACGACCGCGGCTGCCACGGACTTGATTCCCGATTCGGTCAACAAACCACTGACGTAGGTGTTGTAGGGCGCCTTGTTCTTCGAAAAGCGAACATCTCGGTTCATCCGAAACATCGTTTGCTTTCCGCCTTGAACGGGAAACTTCGATCGCTTTAGCTTCAATGTCGCGGCTTCGAGCATTTCAGCGAAAGGCTCCTGCAAAGATTCCCTCACTTCATCGCGATGCACGTCAAACCAGGTTTTACTGTTGTCCTTCTTCAGTCCCTTCAATAGATCAAACGACTTTTCAGTAAATTTCATGCGAGTGATCCTGGTTGCTCTTTTGAAAAAATTGGCTCATCTGACGAAAGCGTATTCGAAAGCAAATCTTTAATGAGCCGTTCAGAATCGTATGAACATGTTAACCGTGACCACCTTCGCAGCAGGTCTTACAAATCCGATGGCACTTGTTGAATTGCAACTTGCCGCGACTATCAATCAAGCTTCCACCGCAGGCCCGACACGCGGTCTCTTTCGGACACGACGGCTTTTGATCAGGAGTTTCGATCATTGGCGAATGATTGTCTCGCCAGGAAAACAATTGGTGCTCTTTTACTCGGCGGAACGCCGCATCCGACCCGGTGCCGCCCCACCACGGCCCACCGCCGGCCGATTGCCGCGACTGACTCGAATCATGGCCCTGGCCATCCACTTCGACCGAGCCCTATTAACCGGCCGATTCCAATCCCAAGCCGACCTCGCCCGAGCCGGCCAAGTCACCCGCGCCCGCCTAACTCAAATTCTCAACCTCACTTGCCTCGCCCCCGACATCCAAGAACAGCTTCTACACCTGCCGGCCTACACCGAAGGGCGAGCCCCTCTCGCCGAACGCGACGTCCGCCCCATTGCGGCTGAACCCAATTGGACCAAGCAAAGATCGTGGTTCGCCAAGCATTCAACTTAAAGATCTTTGAGTCTCTGATCGGCCCCTGCCGGCACCATCTCATCGCTGCCCAGAAGCCACAGATCTCGCTCTCATAAGTCTGGCAAAGGTCTCTGCGATCCACCGCATTCGGTCAACTCAATCGTGTTAACCGAGACCCAAGTGTCAAACAGAAAAGCAGAGACATTTCGCGGTTGGGTCCGGGGTCCGAAGCCAATCGGTAGGGTTCGCCCCGCCACCCCGGACTTCTAGACAGAAACAGAGACCGCGGCAAATTCCACCCACCGCGTCGTTTCACCGCAAAAAACGCGGTCAAAACGAAAAACGCCCGCTGGCCGACATGCGACCACGGGCGTTAACTGGTTTGCGAGAGCTTTCGCGATTTCAAAATCAGCTCCCCGATCCCGACCGTCTCCGGAAAGAGTCTCTGTTGTAGGAATTTCGTAAGCCCGTATCTGCATCCGGATTACAGCAAATCCGTCCGGTTCGGTCGAGGCTGTTTGCGACTCGGTCGGCTGCGGAGTTTTTCTGGTCGGGATAACAGTGATCTGTTCACCGGGAGTCGATTTGTCTTTTTGAAAAGACCAGCCGCTGTTTGGTTAACAGGTGGCGACTCCGTTGCAAGTGTCTGGGGCGTTGCTGCTTTTTTGCGTTAGGTATCAGCAACTTGGGTCATTCGATTCGGGAAGGCCGACTTTGCTCGGTTCGATGACTTCATTTCGGCAGCTTCAGGCAGATAATCTGGCCATCGCGATCTTTGCAATATATTCGTCCGTTGCTCAGCGCGACATGTGGCCATGCATCAGAATTGCCAAGGCGTTTCAGTGAAGCAAGCTCGGTGTATTTCTCTGGCGAGCGATCAGCCAGTTCGACAAGTGATAGATCGCCATCGCCTGCCCAAACAACTAGGCGTCCATCAGCAGTAGCAATGCATGACCCTGCGTCACCACACGTTCCGCCCCGCCAAATGATTTGTCCGGTTTCGAAGTCCAGGCAGAAAAGGTTCTGCCACGCCCAGTAAACATGACCGTTGTGAATCAATGGAGTGCAAACCTTGGAAGCCGCTTTCTGCTCCCACAGGAGTTCGGCTCCCCGTAGGGTGATCCGCAGTTTGGCGATCTTGTTCTGGTTGTAGGCTGAAGTTAACAGGACACAATCATCGTCAACGGAGACCGACGCAATGTTGTTGGCGAATGATGTGATCCACGGATAAGTCGCAACGGTATGTCCCTCGCTACCGCGATCCATTCGCGCCACTAGCAATCCATCATGATTGTGAACCGCGACGCACGGCATACCTTCGACTGTCATCTGCACCGGACCAGCGTTGTGACCGGCGGACGCATTCGATTGAGATGCCCATGCCTGTTTGCCAGTATGTTTATCAAATGCGATCAAGTTCCCCTGCTTTGCTCCCACTTCGACAATCAGCCAGTCACCATGAATCAGCGGCGAAGACGTGTAGCCATAATCTCGCAATCCGCTTCGTCCGACCTTGGGACGTTGTGGCACGTCAAACGTGTCATAAAGGTTAATGTTCCAAACGCGTCGTCCCTTGGAATGTGTATTCCAGCAGTTCAAGTCTCCGTCCGTACTCAACGTGTATAGAAGGCCGGTTTCAGTATCGAATTCGGGCGTTGATGAAGGCCCGGAATACAAGCCCTCGTCGCCAGTCGCAAGCCGGCCATATTTCGGGCACGGATAACTCTTTCGCCATACTTCCTTGCCCGACATCGCATCGAGACAAACGACGTGGTCCTGATCTTGTTGCCATCCCATCGTGAAGAGCTGTCCGTTGACGACGAGTGGTGACGACGCGCCTTCGGGAACTTGCACGCGCCAACTTTCGTGAAGAGGCCATTTTGTGTCGTTCCATCCCGACGACTCCGCAACGCTGTCACTGCGTTCGGCACCGCGCCAGTGTGGCCAGTCCTCTCCGCAAATCGGCCCCGCGATCAGGCAGATGAGTACGCAGAATGCCACATGTCGTATGGATCGAATCATTCGCATGTCCATAGAATCGTTGGTTGAGTTGCGGTTGAACTTCACTGAGCTTTGCTCGCTGACGATAGTCGTGTGCCGGAGATGGGTAGTTCCATTGAGCCGTCCGGCAGTTGCCAGCCGACGGCCAGGCAGTCGTCAGACGTATCGTCAACTTGGATTGCTTCAATGTAGTACCGCTTACCTGCCTCCAGATGAATGGGTTGCGACTTTTGTTCCGCGTACTTCTCCCAGATGCGTGACGGTGTCCAACGATTCATCTTGATGATGCGAGACTTGGCCGCAGGATCTTCGGATGGACTCAACCACAACTCCGCAAAGTCGTCTGCGGCCATCGAGAAAACGTAGTCACCCGTTTGTGGCGGGTGAATGAACCCGCGGATTCGAGTGCCAAAGTGCTCCTTCCAATTGACGGGCGACTCGAACCGAGTCAATAAACCGGTGCCCGCGGGCGCGTCGGGATAGTCGGCGTGAGCAGTTAAACTAGTGAGTCCTCCGACGGGAAGGTCGAGCCAGAACTCGCGAGAAATCACACCGGTGGGAAGTCCTTGTCGTATTGCTTCCTCGTCTTCGGTGCAGAGGAACGCGACGAGATCCTGAAGCTTTTCAGGGCCGAGCTTGTCGAAGCCGGTTGGCATCAACGAAACGGAACTGGCACGGAGGTCTTCCACTTCATTTCGATCGACACGATGCAGTTTGGCGGCGGCATCAACCAGCGTGATGTGCTGTTGGTTTGCCGACTGCAACAGTCCTGTCAACGCTCGGCCTGAATCTGTCAGCACCACGTAGCTTACGTAGTCCGGATTGATGGCAGCGTTGGGTTCGACAATGTCACGCAGGACAGCTTCGGGTGATCGACGCACAGAAACGGTCAGATCCGCAGCCACCTTTCCACCGCGACCTGCGAACGTATGACAGACAGCACATTTTGCTTCATCGCCGAAAAAGAGTTCACGTCCCTTCACGGGATCGCCAGCGATCAGAGCGGAGACGGTGTCGAGCGTTTCGTCCGCTGGAGACCGGATCGTGGGTGCCCACGGTACAAACAGATGATCCAGCCGCAGGGGCCGCTCGTGCGGATCAAAGTCGGCGTGATACGACACGTCGAGCTTCAAAGCTTCGCCAGTTGCACCGGTTTGCACAATCACTTCCAGCTCGACTTCTTCACTGGGCAAAACTTGTTCGCGCCCACCGCGTGGATCAGTTTCGCGTCGCGGTTGTTTAGCTTCGATTGTAAATTCGGCAACATGGCCAGCCCCGTCAGCGGCGGACTTCGTCGCGACGTCGTTGCACTTGACTGTAAACGTGTTGTTCGCTTCCCAACGGAACGTCACGCTATTTCCCGGCAGCAAAAGCCGTGACCGCAGTACCAGCGTTCCCGGTTGCTGCAACAACTTTCTGATCCGCTGATGTTCTGCGGAACCGGCCATCATTGTTTCAATCACATTCGTATCAACATGCGGAAGCCAACCGGTCCAGGTTGGTCGCGCATCGCCCTGTCGCGTCCATTCGCCCTGAACACCGCCAAGATCAAAAGACAGTTCAATATCGCTGGCGTCAGTGTCGCGGTTTTTATCGCTAGACGTGACTCCGGGAAGCACTACACCGTACCGAGTTCGCCACGGTTGTCCGGTGGTAGTGAGCGTCACAGTGCGACCGTCGTCCGAGACGGAAACGGCACCGACGTTCAACGGACGTCGCAGCGCATCCTTTTCCTGCTTGACAACGTCATAGCCGGGCCAGATCCATTCGTGACGATCGCCCTCCCAGACGAAGTCGCCCATCTCGATCTGCGGT
Proteins encoded in this window:
- a CDS encoding DUF7133 domain-containing protein, which produces MRAGFAASVALYPALASAAEEPQVKALVPGLTIRQLPVSLTNVDSVDNGPDGRLYAAGYNGRVHVLTDTDGDGLEDTAELFWAKPGDLLTPVGILAAKEGLYVAARGKIALLKDTNGDGLADTSEAVVSGWASETHNSDTRNDAAGVAIDGDGNLYFSLGCMSYNKAWLLDSKGQSKYDITSERGTILKVSADRKQREIVATGLRFVIGLDFNKHGDLFATDQEGDTWFPGGNPRDELLQIIRGRHYGFPFRHPKYLPSVVDEPAVVDFSPQHQSTCGFRFNELRSHRKPVGPPHWEGNAIVTGFSRGKLWRVPLAKSRAGYIGKQVQFAAFESLPTDIAISPNGDLLVTCHGGKPDWGSGPAANGHLYKISFDATQPQPVAAWSASPLEVKVAFDRPINPQQLKTPQIEMGDFVWEGDRHEWIWPGYDVVKQEKDALRRPLNVGAVSVSDDGRTVTLTTTGQPWRTRYGVVLPGVTSSDKNRDTDASDIELSFDLGGVQGEWTRQGDARPTWTGWLPHVDTNVIETMMAGSAEHQRIRKLLQQPGTLVLRSRLLLPGNSVTFRWEANNTFTVKCNDVATKSAADGAGHVAEFTIEAKQPRRETDPRGGREQVLPSEEVELEVIVQTGATGEALKLDVSYHADFDPHERPLRLDHLFVPWAPTIRSPADETLDTVSALIAGDPVKGRELFFGDEAKCAVCHTFAGRGGKVAADLTVSVRRSPEAVLRDIVEPNAAINPDYVSYVVLTDSGRALTGLLQSANQQHITLVDAAAKLHRVDRNEVEDLRASSVSLMPTGFDKLGPEKLQDLVAFLCTEDEEAIRQGLPTGVISREFWLDLPVGGLTSLTAHADYPDAPAGTGLLTRFESPVNWKEHFGTRIRGFIHPPQTGDYVFSMAADDFAELWLSPSEDPAAKSRIIKMNRWTPSRIWEKYAEQKSQPIHLEAGKRYYIEAIQVDDTSDDCLAVGWQLPDGSMELPISGTRLSSASKAQ
- a CDS encoding outer membrane protein assembly factor BamB family protein — its product is MIRSIRHVAFCVLICLIAGPICGEDWPHWRGAERSDSVAESSGWNDTKWPLHESWRVQVPEGASSPLVVNGQLFTMGWQQDQDHVVCLDAMSGKEVWRKSYPCPKYGRLATGDEGLYSGPSSTPEFDTETGLLYTLSTDGDLNCWNTHSKGRRVWNINLYDTFDVPQRPKVGRSGLRDYGYTSSPLIHGDWLIVEVGAKQGNLIAFDKHTGKQAWASQSNASAGHNAGPVQMTVEGMPCVAVHNHDGLLVARMDRGSEGHTVATYPWITSFANNIASVSVDDDCVLLTSAYNQNKIAKLRITLRGAELLWEQKAASKVCTPLIHNGHVYWAWQNLFCLDFETGQIIWRGGTCGDAGSCIATADGRLVVWAGDGDLSLVELADRSPEKYTELASLKRLGNSDAWPHVALSNGRIYCKDRDGQIICLKLPK
- a CDS encoding TIGR02453 family protein — encoded protein: MKFTEKSFDLLKGLKKDNSKTWFDVHRDEVRESLQEPFAEMLEAATLKLKRSKFPVQGGKQTMFRMNRDVRFSKNKAPYNTYVSGLLTESGIKSVAAAVVYAQLSESGGFIAAGFHQLETKVVNLIRNQIFEQPKPIFQDRQEAGQSRLRIHVGGKVTVDAAWVLRST